Proteins encoded together in one candidate division TA06 bacterium window:
- a CDS encoding ferritin family protein — MKKQTKPVKPVKPADAGRDALQKAIQSEKSALETYFKFARQTKNVSGKDMFLRLCQDEFGHLNILEKELDNLMAGQKWVKAKFQPSDIEEILPHLASPKDLAPAGQGSPDDLSALNLALEMERKAVNFYKREGQKAEDKNAQAIYARLAEMEEAHYNLIQAELDHIKDLGFWFGIQEFTLESNE; from the coding sequence ATGAAAAAGCAGACCAAGCCTGTCAAACCAGTCAAACCGGCAGATGCCGGCCGGGACGCCCTGCAGAAGGCCATCCAGTCGGAAAAAAGCGCCCTGGAAACATATTTCAAATTCGCCCGCCAGACCAAGAATGTTTCGGGTAAGGACATGTTCCTGCGGCTCTGCCAGGATGAATTTGGACATCTGAATATTCTGGAAAAAGAACTGGACAACCTGATGGCTGGCCAGAAATGGGTCAAAGCCAAATTCCAGCCGTCGGACATCGAGGAGATCCTCCCCCATTTGGCCTCGCCCAAAGACCTGGCCCCGGCCGGTCAGGGCAGCCCTGACGATCTTTCGGCCCTGAACCTGGCCCTGGAGATGGAGCGCAAGGCCGTCAACTTTTACAAGCGCGAAGGCCAGAAGGCGGAGGATAAGAACGCTCAGGCCATATACGCCCGGCTGGCCGAAATGGAAGAAGCCCATTACAACCTGATCCAGGCCGAACTGGACCACATCAAGGACCTGGGCTTTTGGTTTGGGATCCAGG